In the Thauera sedimentorum genome, one interval contains:
- the rlmD gene encoding 23S rRNA (uracil(1939)-C(5))-methyltransferase RlmD: protein MPVTVIESLDHEGRGVARVGGKAVFIEGALPGETVEYEVHRSRPNYEQAHTLRVVRASALRVAPRCPHYGVCGGCSMQHLDSSAQAAIKQRVLEDALWHVGRVRAGIVHTAIHGPAWGYRDRARLTVRLVPSKGGVLVGFHQRRSSYVADMHTCPVLPAHVSAMLPALHELIAGLSIPDRLPQIEIARGDAATVLVFRNLLPLNAADEARLAAFADTHGVQVWLQPGGPDTAHPLYPRDVPSLCYTLPEFDLRMDFRPTDFTQVNVHINRLLIRRALQLLEPRAGERIADLFCGLGNFSLPIARSGAEVVGVEGSEALVQRAGENARRNGLAGNTRFYAANLFEATEDSLAALGPLDKLLIDPPREGAIAVVKALGPQQRPKRIVYVSCNPATLARDAAVLVHEKGYVLSGAGIANMFPQTSHVESVAVFDYSGS from the coding sequence ATGCCCGTCACCGTCATCGAATCGCTCGACCACGAAGGCCGCGGTGTCGCGCGCGTCGGTGGCAAGGCGGTGTTCATCGAGGGGGCGCTGCCCGGGGAAACGGTGGAGTACGAAGTCCATCGCAGCCGGCCGAATTACGAGCAGGCCCACACCCTGCGGGTCGTCAGGGCCAGCGCCCTGCGTGTGGCGCCACGCTGTCCGCATTACGGCGTTTGCGGCGGCTGTTCGATGCAGCATCTCGATTCCAGCGCGCAGGCCGCGATCAAGCAGCGCGTGCTGGAGGACGCCCTGTGGCACGTCGGGCGGGTGCGGGCCGGGATCGTGCACACGGCCATCCACGGCCCGGCCTGGGGTTACCGCGACCGGGCACGGCTGACCGTACGCCTTGTGCCGAGCAAAGGCGGCGTGCTGGTCGGCTTCCACCAGCGCCGCTCCAGCTACGTGGCCGACATGCACACCTGTCCGGTGCTGCCGGCACATGTCTCGGCGATGCTCCCGGCCCTGCACGAACTGATCGCCGGGCTTTCCATCCCCGACCGCCTGCCGCAGATCGAGATCGCCCGCGGCGATGCCGCCACCGTGCTGGTGTTCCGCAACCTGCTGCCGCTCAACGCCGCCGACGAAGCGCGTCTGGCGGCATTCGCGGATACACATGGCGTACAGGTCTGGCTGCAGCCGGGCGGTCCGGACACCGCGCATCCGCTGTACCCGCGCGATGTCCCCAGCCTGTGCTACACCCTGCCGGAATTCGACCTGCGCATGGATTTCCGCCCGACCGATTTCACCCAGGTCAACGTGCACATCAACCGCTTGCTGATCCGCCGCGCGCTGCAGTTGCTCGAGCCGCGCGCGGGCGAGCGCATTGCCGATCTGTTTTGCGGTCTGGGCAATTTCAGCCTGCCGATCGCACGCAGTGGCGCCGAGGTGGTGGGCGTGGAGGGCAGCGAGGCGCTGGTGCAGCGCGCTGGCGAAAACGCACGGCGCAACGGTCTCGCCGGCAACACCCGCTTTTACGCCGCCAACCTGTTCGAGGCCACCGAGGACAGCCTTGCGGCCCTGGGGCCGCTCGACAAGCTGCTGATCGATCCGCCGCGCGAAGGCGCGATTGCCGTGGTCAAGGCGCTCGGGCCGCAGCAGCGTCCAAAGCGCATCGTCTATGTGTCGTGCAACCCGGCCACTCTGGCCCGCGATGCCGCGGTGCTGGTGCACGAGAAAGGCTACGTACTGAGCGGCGCGGGCATCGCCAACATGTTCCCGCAGACCTCGCATGTGGAATCGGTGGCGGTATTCGACTACTCGGGCAGCTAG
- a CDS encoding type II toxin-antitoxin system RelE family toxin, which translates to MSFELGFLDEALAEWRKLDGSIREHFKKKLEERLSNPRVPSAKLSGHPDRYKIKLRSVGYRLVYEVRDQQLLVVVVAVGKRERHAVYKTADQR; encoded by the coding sequence ATGAGCTTTGAGCTAGGGTTTCTAGATGAAGCCTTGGCCGAATGGCGGAAACTCGACGGGAGCATCAGAGAACACTTCAAGAAGAAGCTGGAGGAGCGACTGTCGAATCCTCGTGTCCCCTCCGCCAAGCTGAGCGGGCATCCGGACCGGTACAAGATAAAGCTTCGCAGTGTCGGGTATCGGCTGGTCTATGAGGTTCGAGACCAGCAGTTGCTTGTCGTGGTAGTAGCGGTAGGCAAGCGCGAACGTCATGCGGTCTATAAGACCGCAGACCAGCGCTAG
- a CDS encoding type II toxin-antitoxin system Phd/YefM family antitoxin: MTHQILAGTAASVSELKRNPMATVAAGEGFPVAILNRNEPAFYCIPAKAYEALLDRIEDLELNAIADARAGQPVTKVTLDEL; encoded by the coding sequence ATGACACATCAGATCTTGGCAGGTACGGCAGCCAGCGTGTCTGAGCTGAAGCGGAACCCAATGGCTACGGTTGCAGCAGGAGAAGGCTTTCCTGTGGCAATTTTGAATCGCAATGAGCCGGCCTTTTACTGCATTCCGGCAAAAGCCTATGAGGCGTTGCTGGACCGCATTGAAGACCTGGAGTTGAACGCGATTGCTGACGCACGAGCTGGTCAACCTGTCACGAAGGTCACGCTGGATGAGCTTTGA